The Anopheles marshallii chromosome X, idAnoMarsDA_429_01, whole genome shotgun sequence genome includes a window with the following:
- the LOC128713217 gene encoding uncharacterized protein LOC128713217, producing the protein MAVGYNAKLDEAAVPKSSSTMHSNNQSQPLHGDPAPNHEENQTPTEQNDLSLVIATLQVRSLMCQIICNLITHVMLDVGSGRSEHAVCPDCVLLILLFRYYI; encoded by the exons ATGGCTGTCGGATACAATGCCAAGTTGGATGAAGCTGCCGTGCCGAAATCATCCTCAACCATGCACAGCAACAATCAATCGCAACCATTGCACGGTGATCCAGCACCCAATCACGAGGAGAATCAAACTCCCACGGAGCAGAACGATCTGTCGTTAGTGATCGCAACCTTACAAGTGAGAAGTCTGATGTGCCAGATCATCTGCAACCTGATTACCCATG TGATGCTGGATGTTGGATCGGGCAGGTCGGAACATGCGGTGTGTCCGGACTGCGTACTGTTGATACTGCTGTTTCGCTATTACATATAA
- the LOC128713228 gene encoding uncharacterized protein LOC128713228, which yields MAVGYNAKLDEAAVPKSSSTMHSNNQSQPLHGDPAPNHVVNQTPTEQNDLSLVIATLQVRSLMCQIICNLITHVMLNVGSGRSEHAVCPDCVLLILLFRYYI from the exons ATGGCTGTCGGATACAATGCCAAGTTGGATGAAGCTGCCGTGCCGAAATCATCCTCAACCATGCACAGCAACAATCAATCGCAACCATTGCACGGTGATCCAGCACCCAATCACGTGGTGAATCAAACTCCCACGGAGCAGAACGATCTGTCGTTAGTGATCGCAACCTTACAAGTGAGAAGTCTGATGTGCCAGATCATCTGCAACCTGATTACCCATG TGATGCTGAATGTTGGATCGGGCAGGTCGGAACATGCGGTGTGTCCGGACTGCGTACTGTTGATACTGCTGTTTCGCTATTATATATAA